One stretch of Podospora bellae-mahoneyi strain CBS 112042 chromosome 2, whole genome shotgun sequence DNA includes these proteins:
- a CDS encoding hypothetical protein (COG:U; EggNog:ENOG503NW3N), whose amino-acid sequence MPFLRRRGNVGSETDMRRHSLFDALPGVPPLKEPPIRAESSTSDLPAALTSVAEDAPAPPSPVPPSPASPTSPMELPRDSISVASTHAQEQPRASVSLALPDDSNKHRRFSMLRFRNASDSQLAAKAKLHAAAEKAPPMPRPPEIITTAPTTTFDGTAPRKKPSRMNFSMRLRRSGEISRTELADNSNERLGLGTMGDRRVSLVPEESNSADSSANANGKQSVTFDEPSQASFSHAPPAYGDDHSSTLALPATRLSESSRSDASSGDRVYGSTTVTTQTIHTTTTFFKLGRRKKQTDSLFPIAHLQPKNKSSMTHNSNLSSSSLSVPNRVSTDRSTASKTSPKGSQLTPTPSRTPSRSGGSVSPSQTVTLFGKGNASPATALFRPNSRHSGHSSPTRTYIHRRGRSSTMSSLGNNTPRESVEEHLTIPSRTSMSTSRKSFGDLLGLSRLRHNTDSISSRHGTLTPATPASSASKNNSLQISRESIILPERRDDDTPARYLERLLEVVSRSVVAAALSKNTEPFAQAVLRSYMRGFMFFGDPMDMALRKLLMEAELPKETQQIDRFVQAFANRYHECNPGVYASPDQAYFIAFSLLILHTDVFNKNNKHKMQKADYLKNTRGEGIYEEVLEVFYDNITYTPFIHVEDDFDINGERIVPHKVKKKPFLLNAAPDPARRTIKEPVDPYAVILEGKLDLLRPNFRDVMHLEDPYSYLGTAKTLNMKELQKTFFKTGVLQIVSARSRPDAFMTEKTVSNPEEAHPGIVDIKVTKVGLLWRKDAKKKKTRSPWQEWGAILTGAQLYFFRNTTWVKSLMHQQKDHLRKGCDGDPCIFKPPLEAFKPDALMSTDGAVALMDKSYNKHKHAFVYVKNGGLEEVLLAEDEDEMNDWLAKLNYAAAFRTSGVRMRGVIGGNIDGQGRRALRRLDGDNVQVIQTPTGEVTVSRSRIDHKMAQDILAARREIMMQKITDADEKLKEVEKTLADQHRNARHLSLLTPISQKTRDSLLLAGARIAAQLKWTRMEIWKLKCHRDILSLDLEEERQLLDTPADSQLQVPITREDSRGSSLTAQKSPRSPAPLSLTRTSTVTSKSEGSSPVTEVFQTPPTSATSTSFLKQERTWESPAAVLDQNDNRKASVSTAISVSSTPATPSRKRAESSTTVEKPKFEEPGEDVDADERDLLAKAGLLEAASSETKSSTAGDEPFDTPERRGRHSNSTSADRLEKTNIRRSLQRTLREGAGHLSHHRHRKGKDSTSSATNADEGSRDSPDSFPRSTGSFVVHGKKASVINFNNDLQIQGLTAEERIRQRMHRGDDAGSVRTGPSDGTDFQSILTARSVSEREHRGSAASASTATARSFRELHRKYSSAQAAHKTIGSLALPSDEDSDAAISFSDGRHTPLPPIDGEEEENAISTNALTTALENAVVEEEEDDDDDDFPTAREERNTVYFTPPPGSPVKEEDDGDGEGDDGVVLQKDGGERMASPPPLQCVGA is encoded by the exons ATGCCGTTTTTACGACGTCGCGGCAATGTTGGCAGTGAGACGGATATGAGACGGCACTCGCTGTTTGACGCCCTGCCCGGTGTTCCCCCGTTGAAGGAGCCGCCCATCCGTGCCGAATCATCGACCTCGGACTTGCCCGCCGCCCTGACGTCGGTTGCAGAAGATGCTCCcgcaccgccctctcctgttcctccctctcctgcctcgCCTACCTCGCCCATGGAGCTGCCCCGCGATAGCATCTCGGTGGCTTCGACCCACGCCCAGGAACAGCCTCGCGCCTCCGTCTCCCTTGCCCTGCCCGACGACTCCAACAAGCACCGGCGCTTCTCCATGCTGAGATTCCGTAATGCTTCCGACTCCCAGCTAGCAGCCAAGGCGAAATTGCACGCGGCGGCCGAGAAAGCTCCTCCCATGCCCCGCC CTCccgagatcatcaccacggCCCCGACCACCACGTTTGACGGAACCGCCCCTCGAAAGAAGCCATCCCGAATGAACTTTTCAATGCGATTACGCCGCTCTGGAGAGATTTCCAGGACCGAGCTAGCCGATAATTCGAACGAGAGATTGGGCCTGGGTACAATGGGGGACAGGAGAGTGTCACTTGTTCCAGAGGAAAGCAACAGTGCCGATAGCAGCGCGAATGCAAACGGGAAGCAGAGTGTCACTTTTGACGAACCATCTCAGGCATCCTTTTCTCATGCGCCACCGGCTTATGGGGATGATCATTCATCGACGCTTGCACTGCCTGCCACCAGGTTATCAGAATCCTCGAGATCAGATGCCAGCTCAGGGGACAGGGTGTATGGGAGCACCACAGTAACAACTCAAACTATACATACTACTACCACCTTTTTCAAGCTGGGGCGGCGGAAGAAACAGACGGACTCTCTTTTCCCCATTGCCCACCTACAGCCCAAGAACAAGTCTTCGATGACGCACaactccaacctctccagctcatcaCTATCCGTACCGAACAGAGTCAGCACGGATAGGTCGACTGCCAGCAAAACATCCCCCAAGGGCTCCCAGCTCACGCCGACTCCTTCTAGGACACCATCTCGGAGTGGCGGGTCAGTCTCACCCAGCCAAACTGTCACATTATTTGGCAAAGGGAATGCCTCACCAGCAACTGCCCTGTTTCGGCCGAATTCAAGGCACTCTGGTCACTCTTCACCTACGAGAACTTACATCCACCGGAGGGGCCGTTCGTCGACCATGAGCTCCCTCGGCAACAATACGCCTAGGGAGTCCGTGGAGGAACATTTGACTATTCCATCAAGGACATCCATGTCGACCAGCCGCAAGAGCTTTGGTGACCTTCTCGGTCTTAGCAGATTACGACACAATACCGATTCCATATCCTCCCGGCATGGGACCCTTACCCCGGCCACCCCTGCCTCGAGCGCATCCAAGAATAACTCGCTCCAGATATCGCGTGagtccatcatcctcccGGAGCGTCGGGATGATGATACTCCCGCCAGATATCTCGAGCGGTTGTTGGAAGTTGTCAGCCGTAGTGTGGTGGCGGCTGCTCTCTCCAAGAACACCGAGCCCTTTGCACAGGCCGTGCTTCGAAGTTATATGCGTGGATTTATGTTTTTTGGTGACCCAATGGACATGGCTCTGAGAAAACTGCTGATGGAAGCCGAACTTCCTAAGGAGACGCAGCAGATCGACCGTTTTGTCCAGGCATTTGCCAACCGGTATCACGAGTGCAACCCCGGCGTCTACGCTTCACCAGACCAGGCCTATTTTATTgccttttccctcttgaTCCTACACACCGATGTCTTCAATAAGAACAACAAGCACAAGATGCAGAAAGCGGATTACCTCAAAAACACTCGAGGAGAGGGCATTTATGAGGAGGTCTTGGAGGTCTTTTACGACAACATCACATATACCCCTTTTATTCACGTCGAGGATGATTTCGACATCAACGGAGAGCGGATCGTCCCACacaaggtgaagaagaagccgttCCTGTTGAATGCAGCGCCCGATCCAGCGCGACGGACGATAAAGGAGCCCGTCGATCCATACGCTGTTATTCTCGAGGGAAAACTGGATTTGCTACGGCCGAACTTTAGAGATGTGATGCACCTGGAGGACCCGTACAGCTACCTCGGAACGGCAAAGACGCTGAACATGAAGGAGCTCCAGAAGACCTTCTTCAAGACCGGTGTCTTACAGATCGTTTCGGCAAGATCCCGACCCGATGCCTTCATGACGGAAAAGACAGTTTCGAATCCGGAGGAGGCCCATCCTGGTATCGTGGATATCAAGGTCACAAAGGTCGGGCTGTTGTGGAGGAAAGAtgccaaaaagaagaagacgaggtcTCCCTGGCAAGAGTGGGGTGCCATCCTCACAGGTGCCCAGCTCTACTTCTTCCGGAACACCACCTGGGTCAAGTCGTTGATGCATCAGCAAAAGGACCATCTCCGAAAGGGTTGCGATGGGGATCCCTGCATCTTCAAACCGCCCCTTGAGGCCTTCAAGCCCGACGCACTGATGTCAACAGACGGCGCCGTGGCTTTGATGGACAAGAGCTATAACAAACACAAGCACGCATTCGTGTATGTCAAGAATGGCGGGCTTGAGGAGGTTTTGCTGgcggaagacgaggatgagatgaatGACTGGCTGGCCAAGCTCAATTATGCTGCTGCTTTTAGGACCTCTGGTGTGCGCATGCGAGGTGTGATAGGAGGGAATATCGATGGTCAGGGGCGCAGAGCGCTCAGGAGACTGGATGGCGATAATGTGCAGGTGATCCAGACACCGACCGGAGAGGTGACGGTTTCGCGCAGCCGCATTGACCACAAGATGGCACAGGATATTTTGGCCGCGCGGAGGGAGATCATGATGCAGAAGATTACTGATGCTgacgagaagctcaaggaagTCGAAAAGACACTTGCCGACCAGCACCGGAATGCCCGACATCTTTCGCTTCTGACCCCCATTTCGCAAAAGACCCGCGACTCGTTGCTTTTGGCGGGTGCGAGGATTGCTGCGCAGCTGAAGTGGACGCGGATGGAAATATGGAAACTGAAGTGTCACCGTGATATTCTCTctttggatttggaagaggagCGCCAGCTTCTCGATACTCCTGCGGACTCGCAGTTGCAGGTGCCTATCACTAGGGAAGACTCGAGGGGAAGCAGCCTTACAGCCCAGAAGAGTCCTCGGTCGCCCGCTCCGCTCTCCCTCACCAGAACCTCAACCGTCACATCGAAATCTGAAGGCTCATCGCCAGTCACCGAGGTCTTCCAGACGCCGCCGACCAGTGCGACCTCTACGAGCTTCCTTAAGCAGGAACGGACATGGGAGTCGCCGGCCGCAGTTCTTGATCAAAACGATAATCGCAAGGCCTCGGTCTCGACGGCCATCTCAGTCAGCTCTACCCCAGCTACGCCATCTCGAAAGAGGGCCGAGTCCAGCACGACTGTTGAAAAGCCCAAGTTTGAGGAACCAGGTGAAGATGTGGATGCGGACGAGCGTGACCTGCTTGCCAAGGCTGGACTTTTGGAAGCCGCTAGCTCGGAGACCAAGTCCTCGACGGCTGGCGATGAGCCATTTGATACGCCCGAGAGGCGTGGCCGCCACTCCAACAGCACCTCGGCCGATCGGCTCGAAAAGACGAATATCCGGCGCAGTCTCCAGCGCACCCTTAGAGAGGGCGCCGGTCACCTCtcgcaccaccgccaccggaAGGGCAAGGATTCGACGTCCAGTGCCACCAATGCCGACGAGGGCAGCCGCGATTCACCGGATAGCTTCCCTCGCAGCACGGGCTCCTTTGTCGTACACGGCAAGAAGGCTTCGGTGatcaacttcaacaacgaCCTCCAGATCCAAGGTCTGACGGCTGAAGAGCGCATCCGGCAACGAATGCACCGTGGCGACGACGCAGGCAGTGTTCGGACCGGCCCGAGCGACGGCACGGACTTTCAATCCATCCTCACTGCTCGGTCTGTATCCGAGCGCGAACACCGGGGATCTGCCGCCAGCGCGAGCACGGCCACGGCCCGAAGTTTCCGGGAGCTGCACAGGAAGTACTCGTCGGCTCAAGCGGCCCACAAGACCATTGGCAGCCTCGCGCTGCCGTCTGATGAGGATAGCGATGCGGCTATCAGCTTTTCTGACGGTCGGCACACGCCCCTTCCGCCtattgatggggaggaggaggagaatgccATTTCGACGAATGCGCTGACGACAGCGTTGGAGAATgcggttgtggaggaggaggaggatgatgacgatgatgatttTCCTAccgcgagggaggagaggaacaCGGTTTATTTTACTCCGCCGCCGGGCAGTccggtgaaggaggaggatgatggggatggggagggagatgatggggtggtgctgcAGAAGGacgggggggagaggatggcgagtCCACCGCCGTTGCAGTGTGTTGGTGCTTGA
- a CDS encoding hypothetical protein (EggNog:ENOG503P1RR; COG:S), which translates to MASTSETDFGYAPQKKVTTYGKLARRRPKASAVGTLRHAESAPIVPSVSSLNKSPTTSPEPSPAPASASASASASRTLVSSKGKLQNIRKAGRDASSKPSDVSHSQPLPDPYDIYAIEDEPEEDTRPKKRRLARVQSERTSKTSLPYSTPELSPEKAPSPEPVARRSDPKERSLVVPRSRQTPERDVHMQDAPPPAGPLFSVKTTKILKNLSVDTKTKSSKKPEPEKTQIPIRLSGLRSSSSKPSPPIETEPTSLPTSAPESIPQSQPGKAPKKRRLIDTLVEQADEESESEEDAFSSQDSHITETRRSSALRDSSPEPADKVRTMARPVLTARKSGPKFTYSQQRSMLAEEDPLFGSGGLGGGLDDMSSKGALFNIGRLTKSAALSKFAYLDEEEELGNSGAVQSIHELRQAGANSRFADEMGDIVDRIGVPSPKASSLRKGALLELAQKMKTKEFRRQFRDHSGDEALFRSLGEETDLVCGYSILAIVATLLAASPSAHLIQQLRSQGFAALLKRLLDQEEDISRLVRDRKHNVSKNMQTTVGTVKASVLELPAWKPAPPGSLSPRTLALKCLELLLRQSTRVSEDEFFSPAITDLLFGYLKDGTSNPDSWGFPGHENSWDFALSLHVVEGLSLDAMQSSRLSARWTRKYAPIVADLLDGALSRPVEGFGDELEGLVLRTSINVTNHNPDACRLFVERGLLGRLAGGAWGAFGMVMKVEVKVKEEGGFRGRGLLDGLIIMLGVMINFCVYYPPAGETLAGEGGLEGLIGVFADNHLKMADADSMEKTQLNVALGYLSILLGYLCLHEPIKERFVRVHPKKSLQPLLDSVNEFIALHIKAAGVNGEGEEGGGSIERLKGLSEQLAARNY; encoded by the exons ATGGCCAGCACCAGTGAGACCGACTTTGGCTATGCGCCCCAGAAAAAGGTCACCACTTATGGCAAACTTGCACGAAGAAGACCCAAAGCTTCCGCCGTTGGCACCCTCAGGCATGCCGAGTCTGCGCCCATCGTTCCCAGCGTGTCCTCTCTCAACAAGtcacccacaacctcacctgAGCCTTCGCCTGCGcctgcctctgcctctgcctctgcctctgcctcccGCACCCTCGTTTCCAGCAAGGGGAAATTACAAAACATACGTAAAGCTGGCCGTGACGCATCTTCGAAACCTTCCGATGTCTCTCACAGTCAGCCCCTACCTGATCCTTACGATATCTACGCCATTGAAGATGAACCTGAAGAGGACACTCGgcccaagaagaggaggctaGCTCGTGTGCAGTCAGAAAGGACGAGCAAGACCTCGCTTCCCTACTCAACACCAGAATTATCCCCTGAAAAGGCACCCTCTCCTGAACCTGTCGCTCGGCGATCGGACCCGAAAGAGAGATCCTTGGTGGTCCCCAGATCTCGACAGACACCTGAGCGAGATGTCCATATGCAGGATGCCCCACCGCCCGCTGGGCCTCTCTTCTCAGTGAAGACCACCAAGATCTTGAAGAACCTAAGCGTTGATACAAAAACTAAATCCTCCAAAAagcccgagcccgagaaGACGCAGATTCCAATACGCCTTTCCGGTTTAcggtcatcctcctcgaagcCTTCGCCTCCGATCGAAACTGAACCTACATCTCTGCCCACCTCAGCACCCGAATCGATCCCGCAAAGTCAGCCAGGAAAGGCTCCGAAGAAGAGGCGGTTAATTGACACCTTGGTCGAACAGGCAGATGAAGAAAGTGAATCAGAAGAGGACGCATTCTCGTCGCAAGACTCCCACATCACCGAAACCAGACGTTCTTCAGCCCTGCGGGACTCTAGTCCAGAACCCGCAGACAAGGTAAGAACTATGGCGCGTCCGGTATTGACAGCCAGGAAGTCGGGACCCAAGTTTACCTACAGCCAGCAGAGGTCCAtgctggcggaagaggaCCCGTTGTTTGGCAGCGGCGGTTTGGGCGGTGGTCTGGACGACATGTCGTCCAAGGGCGCATTATTCAACATTGGGCGGCTCACCAAAAGCGCCGCCCTCAGCAAGTTTGCTTACctcgacgaagaagaagagttgGGGAACAGCGGCGCTGTTCAGAGTATCCACGAATTGCGACAGGCAGGCGCAAATAGTCGATttgctgatgagatgggtGATATCGTTGATCGCATCGGCGTTCCGTCACCAAAGGCTTCATCTTTGCGCAAAGGCGCGTTGCTGGAGCTGGCGCAGAAGATGAAGACCAAGGAGTTTCGGCGCCAGTTTCGGGATCACAGCGGGGATGAGGCTCTGTTCCGGTCGCTCGGGGAGGAGACCGACCTTGTGTGTGGGTATTCTATCCTGGCCATCGTCGCTACACTTCTGGCGGCGTCGCCTTCGGCGCATCTTATTCAGCAGTTACGATCGCAGGGTTTTGCTGCGCTTCTCAAGCGGCTGCTTGATCAGGAAGAAGATATTAGTCGGCTGGTGAGGGACAGGAAGCACAACGTTTCGAAAAATATGCAAACTACTGTGGGGACGGTGAAAGCTTCTGTTCTTGAGCTTCCGGCGTGGAAACCAGCGCCGCCGGGCTCGTTGTCGCCGCGGACACTGGCGCTGAAGTGTCTGGAGCTTTTGCTTAGGCAGTCGACGCGGGTGTCGGAGGATGAGTTTTTTTCGCCTGCTATCACGGATCTTTTATTCGGTTACCTTAAGGACGGGACGTCTAACCCGGACAGCTGGGGTTTTCCTGGCCACGAAAACTCGTGGGATTTTGCGCTCTCTCTCCACGTAGTAGAAGGGCTCTCTCTCGACGCGATGCAGTCTTCCCGTCTCAGTgcgaggtggacgaggaaaTACGCGCCGATCGTGGCGGACTTGCTGGACGGGGCGCTGAGCaggccggtggaggggtttggcgacgagctggaggggttggtgctgAGGACGTCGATTAACGTCACGAATCACAACCCTGACGCGTGCCGGTTGTTTGTCGAGAGggggctgctggggaggttggcgggggGGGCGTGGGGCGCGtttgggatggtgatgaaggtggaggtgaaggtgaaggaggagggggggtttagGGGACGGGGGCTGCTGGATGGGCTGATTATCAtgctgggggtgatgatTAATTTCTGTGTTTACTACCCCCCTGCGGGTGAGACGCTGgctggggaaggagggttggaggggttgattgGGGTTTTTGCTGATAATCATTTGAAGATGGCGGAT GCCGATTCAATGGAGAAGACGCAGTTGAATGTGGCGCTGGGGTATTTGAGCATACTATTGGGGTATCTGTGTCTGCACGAGCCGATCAAGGAGAGGTTTGTGAGGGTGCACCCCAAGAAGAGCTTGCAGCCGCTGCTGGATTCGGTCAATGAGTTTATTGCGCTGCATATCaaggcggcgggggtgaatggggagggggaggaaggggggggttcgattgagaggttgaaggggttgagtGAGCAGTTGGCTGCGAGGAATTATTGa
- the FUR1 gene encoding Uracil phosphoribosyltransferase, synthesizes UMP from uracil (EggNog:ENOG503NUU8; COG:T; COG:Z), with amino-acid sequence MTEEVAPVKCVGPEYRAEDQKPTATVSTVVHFDNVTVLPQTPQLIALLSIIRNHSTARGDFVFYSNRIIRLLVEEGLNHLPTISHTVTTPVGRPYDGLSFQGKIAGVSIMRAGEAMEQGLRDCCRSVRIGKILIQRDEETAQPKLFYDKLPEDIADRWVLLLDPMLATGGSAIMAVDVLKSRGVPEERILFLNVLASPEGMKSFAEKFPASRVVTAFVDEGLDEKNYIIPGLGDFGDRYYTR; translated from the exons ATGACCGAAGAAGTCGCCCCCGTCAAGTGCGTCGGCCCCGAATACCGCGCCGAAGACCAAAagcccaccgccaccgtctCAACCGTCGTCCACTTTGACAATGTCAccgtcctcccccaaaccccccagcTAATCGCCCTCCTCTC CATCATCCGCAACCACTCCACCGCCCGCGGCGACTTCGTCTTCTACTCCAACCgcatcatccgcctccttgtcgaggaaggcctcaaccacctccccaccatctcccacactgtcaccacccccgtcgGCCGCCCCTACGATGGCCTCTCCTTCCAGGGAAAAATCGCCGGCGTCTCCATCATGCGCGCCGGCGAGGCCATGGAGCAAGGGCTCCGCGACTGCTGCCGCTCGGTGAGGATCGGCAAGATCCTGATCCAGCGCGACGAGGAGACTGCCCAGCCGAAGCTGTTTTATGACAAGCTGCCCGAGGATATTGCGGATAGAtgggtgctgttgttggatcCTATGCTTGCTACTG GCGGCTCTGCCATCATGGCTGTGGATGTTCTCAAGTCGCGTGGTGTTCCTGAGGAGAGGATTCTATTCTTGAACGTGCTTGCTAGCCCGGAGGGGATGAAGAGCTTTGCGGAAAAGTTCCCTgcgtcgagggtggtgactgcttttgtggatgaggggttggatgagaAGAA CTACATCATCCCAGGCCTTGGTGACTTTGGCGACAGATATTATACCCGGTGA
- a CDS encoding hypothetical protein (BUSCO:EOG09265KPR; EggNog:ENOG503P5Q7; COG:K), with amino-acid sequence MGKRKKATRKPTGPRRNEPLPSVFTCLFCNHEKAVSVKVDKKAGVGSLDCKICGQHFQCGINYLSAPVDVYAEWVDAADAVAQENSEKAKAAAAGGRSSNSGGRAARRVEADDDEDGYGDVIPDDDDYE; translated from the exons ATGGGCAAGCGCAAAAAGGCCACCAGAAAGCCAACCGGCCCTCGCAGG AAcgaacccctcccctcagtCTTCACCTGCCTCTTCTGCAACCACGAAAAGGCCGTCTCCGTCAAGGTCGACAAGAAAGCCGGCGTCGGCTCCCTCGACTGCAAGATCTGCGGCCAGCACTTCCAGTGCGGCATCAACTACCTCTCCGCCCCCGTCGACGTCTACGCCGAATGGGTCGACGCAGCCGACGCCGTCGCCCAAGAAAACAGcgagaaggcaaaggccgccgccgccggcgggcGATCAAGTAATAGCGGGGGGCGGGCAGCCCGACGAGTCGAggccgatgacgacgaggatggtTATGGGGATGTGATaccggatgatgatgactacGAGTGA